One window from the genome of Acidobacteriota bacterium encodes:
- a CDS encoding carboxypeptidase-like regulatory domain-containing protein — MNLVLAPAGMVRLELAGADRGIDELDARDVVILGGVSRGSKAAGALLDPGIHRGSCQLERAPEEVAVAVLCPFALGPVAALEVLLGPFVPFRQSDVSVAAGMTPTLVEAVRGGSLVGRFLDDERNEASRFALRSKYGYQTFSRSAWTDSFGSFGFGGLQPGEYELRRIGSSETWTVAIGSLHDTVDLGDLYSPADTRLVVALATPFFVETEALTMELQGVTRAEDGSVYRRGRTLEAGSHDAGEWTWSGLSPGSWELQIGDEMGNRLAREPIEFRGSDRVIVEMDAIPVVGEIRRGDEPLEGVVVWFGGASGRERTAMRSAEGGFFEGWLPRRGDWFVEVSPSPDCKPCEGGWDRVVLDSVVEAGFFEVEADNDGVARVEIELPAGGIEGRVLRTDRTSGASERVLGARITVIPLESESEGGTRVVPGLWRATSDAEGEYRVIGVPEGAYKVEALATIGGRELRTRGVTARVGESRKVTPVDLRLEEQQRVTMSVRSFGGVPVDSAHVLAKPVGLSRAISVGNTRADGTVELWLPLESRAMDVVVRKRGMGMVAWRFDLNQGPIQVELQNLRGSLRVPRTSSGSIVSPGGVQWSTDHLLTVNGSWQIRVEDDEYVVNELAPGRWTYCLSADACTAGEVTAWSENRLFR; from the coding sequence TTGAACCTGGTTCTGGCTCCCGCCGGCATGGTTCGTCTCGAGCTGGCCGGAGCCGACCGCGGCATCGACGAGCTGGACGCCCGCGACGTGGTCATCCTGGGCGGGGTCAGCCGCGGCTCGAAGGCCGCGGGAGCGCTTCTGGATCCGGGCATCCATCGGGGCAGCTGCCAGCTTGAGCGAGCCCCGGAAGAGGTGGCGGTAGCCGTGCTCTGTCCCTTTGCCCTGGGCCCTGTTGCGGCCCTCGAAGTCCTGCTCGGCCCGTTCGTCCCGTTCCGGCAATCGGACGTGAGCGTTGCAGCGGGCATGACGCCTACCTTGGTCGAGGCGGTTCGAGGCGGTTCGCTTGTCGGACGTTTCCTGGACGACGAGAGAAACGAGGCGAGCCGCTTCGCCTTGCGGAGCAAGTACGGGTACCAGACCTTCTCTCGTTCGGCCTGGACAGACAGCTTCGGGTCCTTCGGGTTCGGCGGACTTCAGCCCGGAGAGTACGAACTGCGTCGGATCGGGTCCAGCGAGACCTGGACAGTCGCGATTGGTTCTCTGCATGACACTGTCGATCTTGGAGACCTCTATTCGCCCGCGGACACTCGGCTGGTCGTGGCGCTCGCAACGCCATTCTTCGTGGAGACGGAGGCCCTGACCATGGAGCTGCAAGGCGTCACGCGCGCGGAAGACGGCTCCGTTTATCGGCGGGGCCGCACGCTGGAAGCCGGGTCTCACGACGCCGGCGAATGGACCTGGAGCGGCCTTTCGCCAGGCTCCTGGGAGCTTCAGATCGGCGACGAAATGGGCAACCGCCTGGCTCGCGAGCCGATCGAGTTCCGTGGCTCCGACCGTGTCATCGTCGAAATGGACGCGATACCGGTGGTAGGGGAGATTCGGCGGGGCGACGAACCTCTCGAGGGCGTGGTCGTCTGGTTCGGCGGTGCCTCGGGCCGGGAGAGGACCGCGATGCGCAGCGCTGAAGGCGGTTTCTTCGAAGGCTGGTTGCCCCGCAGGGGAGACTGGTTCGTGGAGGTCAGTCCATCGCCGGACTGCAAGCCGTGCGAAGGCGGATGGGATCGCGTTGTGCTGGATTCCGTCGTGGAGGCAGGCTTCTTCGAAGTCGAAGCGGACAACGACGGTGTGGCCCGTGTGGAAATCGAGTTGCCAGCGGGAGGAATCGAGGGTCGTGTGTTGCGGACGGACCGGACAAGCGGAGCATCTGAACGGGTTCTGGGGGCCCGGATCACCGTCATACCGCTTGAGTCGGAGAGCGAAGGTGGCACTCGCGTCGTGCCCGGCCTTTGGCGGGCCACGTCAGACGCTGAAGGCGAGTATCGGGTCATAGGAGTTCCCGAGGGGGCCTACAAGGTTGAGGCACTCGCTACGATCGGAGGTCGCGAGCTTCGAACACGTGGGGTCACTGCGAGGGTCGGCGAGTCCCGCAAAGTGACACCAGTTGACCTGCGCCTGGAGGAACAACAGCGCGTCACCATGTCGGTTCGATCGTTCGGCGGCGTTCCGGTGGACAGCGCCCATGTGCTGGCGAAGCCGGTTGGCTTGAGTCGCGCGATCAGCGTAGGAAACACGAGAGCGGATGGAACGGTCGAGTTATGGCTACCACTCGAGAGCCGTGCGATGGACGTCGTGGTCCGCAAGCGCGGGATGGGGATGGTCGCTTGGCGGTTCGACTTGAATCAGGGTCCGATTCAGGTGGAGCTTCAGAATCTGCGGGGCAGCCTGAGGGTGCCCCGTACAAGCAGCGGATCGATCGTGTCGCCCGGTGGTGTTCAGTGGAGTACGGACCACCTCCTTACAGTCAACGGTTCATGGCAGATTCGCGTGGAAGATGACGAGTACGTGGTGAACGAGCTGGCCCCAGGCAGGTGGACGTACTGTCTGTCTGCTGACGCTTGCACGGCTGGCGAGGTAACGGCCTGGAGTGAGAACAGGCTGTTCCGGTAG